Proteins encoded within one genomic window of Suricata suricatta isolate VVHF042 chromosome 17, meerkat_22Aug2017_6uvM2_HiC, whole genome shotgun sequence:
- the FMNL1 gene encoding formin-like protein 1 isoform X8, producing the protein MPAARELEERFNRVLNCMNLPPDKVQLLSQYDNEKKWELICDQERFQVKNPPTAYIQKLKSYLETGGVSRKFKRRVQESTQVLRELEISLRTNHIGWVEEFLNEENRGLDVLLEYLAFAQCSVTYDMESTDNGVPGSEKSKPLEQSVEDLSKGPPSALPPQPKSRHLTIKCPPSPRLTPAHSRKALRNSRIVSQKDDVHVCIMCLRAIMNYQSGFSLVMTHPACVNEIALSLNNKNPRTKALVLELLAAVCLVRGGHDIILAAFDNFKEVCGEQHRFEKLMEYFQKEDSNIDFMVACMQFINIVVHSVENMNFRVFLQYEFTHLGLDLYLERLRLTESDKLQVQIQAYLDNVFDVGALLEDTETKNAVLEHMEELQEQVAQLTEKLRDAENESMAKIAELEKQLSQARKELETLRERFSESTPMVASRRPPEPEKVPTPVPARPSALELKVEELEEKGLIRILRGPGDAVSIEILPVAVATTSSSDAGTPTPTPGVPTGSPSPGSDLPPAGEPQLVAGAVPPPPPPPPPPPPPLPGLPTHQEATPLAPPLGPPLPGSSEPPPPPPPLPGDVPPPPPPPPLPSGTDGPVPPPPPPPPGGPSDAPEMGPGVKAKKPIQTKFRMPLLNWVALKPSQITGTVFTELNDEKVLQELDMSDFEEQFKTKSQGPSLDLSALKGKAAQKAPSKAILIEANRAKNLAITLRKGNLGADRICQAIEMYDLQALGLDFLELLTRFLPTEYERSLIARFEREQRPMEELSEEDRFMLRFSRIPRLPERMATLTFLGNFPETVQLLMPQLNAIIAASMSIKSSDKLRQILEIVLAFGNYMNSSKRGAAYGFRLQSLDVLLEMKSTDRKQTLLHYLVKVIAEKYPQLTGFHSDLHFLDKAGSVSLDSVLGDVRSLQRGLELTQREFVRQDDCTVLKEFLRTNSPTMDKLLADSKTAQEAYESVVEYFGENPKTTSPSMFFSLFSRFIKAYKKAEQEVEQWKKEAAAQEAGADAPGRGEVPAPKSPPKARRQQMDLISELKRKQQKEPLIYESDRDGAIEDIITVLKTVPFTARTGKRTSRLLCEASLGEEIPL; encoded by the exons ATGCCCGCGGCCCGGGAGCTGGAGGAGAGGTTCAACCGGGTTCTG AACTGCATGAACTTGCCCCCGGACAAGGTGCAGCTGCTGAGCCAGTATGACAACGAGAAGAAGTGGGAGCTCATTTGTGACCAG GAGCGGTTTCAAGTCAAGAACCCTCCCACAGCCTATATCCAGAAGCTGAAGAGCTACCTGGAAACTGGTGGGGTCAGCCGAAAG TTTAAGAGGCGAGTTCAGGAGTCTACACAGGTGCTGCGGGAGCTGGAGATCTCCCTGAGGACAAACCACATTGG GTGGGTGGAGGAGTTCCTCAATGAGGAGAACCGTGGCCTGGATGTACTTCTCGAGTACCTGGCTTTTGCCCAGTGCTCCGTCAC GTATGACATGGAGAGCACAGACAACGGGGTGCCCGGGTCAGAGAAGAGCAAGCCCTTGGAGCAGTCGGTGGAAGATCTCAGCAAGGGTCCACCCTCAGCCTTGCCTCCACAGCCCAAGAGTCGCCACCTGACCATCAA gtgccccccttctCCCCG GCTGACCCCAGCCCACAGCAGGAAGGCCCTGCGGAATTCTCGCATCGTTAGCCAGAAGGATGACGTCCATGTCTGTATCATGTGCTTGCGTGCCATCATGAACTACCAG TCTGGCTTCAGCCTGGTCATGACGCACCCAGCCTGTGTCAATGAGATTGCCCTGAGCCTCAACAACAAGAACCCCAG aacCAAGGCTCTGGTGCTGGAGCTGCTGGCGGCGGTGTGTCTGGTGCGAGGAGGACATGACATCATCCTTGCGGCCTTCGACAACTTCAAGGAG GTGTGTGGGGAGCAGCACCGCTTTGAAAAGCTGATGGAATATTTCCAGAAAGAGGACAGCAACATTGACTTCATG GTGGCCTGCATGCAATTCATCAACATCGTGGTCCACTCTGTGGAGAACATGAACTTCCGTGTCTTCTTGCAATATGAGTTCACCCACCTGGGCTTGGACTTATACTTGGAG AGGCTCCGGCTCACGGAGAGTGACAAGCTGCAGGTGCAGATTCAAGCATACTTGGACAATGTGTTTGATGTGGGTGCGCTGCTGGAGGACACTGAGACTAAGAATGCTGTGCTGGAGCACATGGAGGAGCTGCAGGAGCAGGTGGCCCAG CTGACAGAAAAGCTTCGGGACGCGGAGAACGAATCCATGGCCAAGATTGCCGAGCTGGAAAAGCAGCTAAGCCAGGCTCGAAAGGAATTGGAGACCCTGCGG GAACGCTTCAGCGAGTCGACCCCCATGGTCGCCTCTAGGCGTCCCCCTGAGCCTGAGAAAGTGCCTACCCCCGTCCCTGCACGGCCTTCGGCCCTAGAGCTTAAGGTGGAGGAGCTAGAAGAGAAGGGGTTAATCCGTATTCTGCGGGGGCCCGGGGATGCTGTCTCCATCGAGATCCTCCCGGTCGCTGTGGCAACTACAAGCAGCAGTGACGCTGGGACTCCGACTCCGACTCCCGGAGTGCCCACCGGCTCACCCAGCCCAG GCTCAGATCTCCCGCCTGCGGGAGAGCCACAGCTGGTTGCTGGAGcagtacccccacccccaccgccaccgccaccaccgccccccccacTGCCCGGCCTCCCCACCCATCAGGAAGCCACGCCTTTGGCGCCCCCACTGGGCCCACCCCTACCTGGTAGCTCggagcccccgcccccgcccccaccgctaCCGGGAGATGTGCCgcctccacccccaccgccaCCGCTGCCTTCTGGCACAGATGGGCCAGTGCCTCCACCGCCCCCACCGCCTCCGGGAGGTCCCTCTGATGCCCCAGAGATGGGCCCAG GAGTGAAGGCCAAGAAACCCATACAGACCAAGTTCAGAATGCCACTCTTAAACTGGGTGGCCCTGAAACCCAGCCAGATCACGGGCACTGTCTTCACTGAGCTCAATGATGAGAAGGTGCTGCAG GAGCTAGACATGAGTGACTTTGAGGAGCAGTTCAAGACAAAATCCCAAGGTCCCAGCCTAGACCTCAGTGCTCTCAAGGGTAAGGCGGCCCAGAAGGCCCCTAGCAAGGCCATCCTCATCGAGGCTAACCGGGCCAAGAACCTGGCCATCACCTTGCGCAAGGGCAACCTGGGGGCTGATCGCATCTGCCAGGCCATCGAGAT GTACGACCTCCAGGCTCTTGGCCTAGACTTCCTGGAATTGCTGACCCGCTTCTTGCCCACGGAATATGAGCGTAGCCTCATTGCCCGCTTCGAGCGGGAACAGCGACCCATGGAGGAACTGTCGGAGGAGGATCGATTCATGCTTCGCTTCAGCCGCATCCCGCGCCTGCCAGAGCGCATGGCCACGCTCACCTTCCTGGGCAACTTTCCCGAGACTGTGCAGCTGCTCATGCCG CAACTGAATGCCATAATTgcagcctcaatgtccatcaagtCCTCTGACAAACTCCGCCAGATCCTGGAG atTGTCCTGGCCTTTGGCAACTACATGAACAGCAGTAAGCGTGGAGCAGCCTATGGCTTCCGGCTCCAGAGTCTGGATGTG CTGCTGGAGATGAAGTCGACTGACCGCAAGCAGACGCTGCTGCACTATCTGGTGAAGGTCATTGCTGAGAAGTACCCACAGCTCACAGGCTTCCACAGTGACCTGCACTTCCTGGACAAGGCAGGCTCAG tgtCCCTGGACAGTGTCCTAGGGGACGTGCGCTCCCTACAGCGAGGCCTAGAGTTGACCCAGAGAGAGTTTGTGCGGCAGGACGACTGCACGGTGCTCAAGGAGTTCCTGAGGACCAACTCGCCCACCATGGATAAGCTTTTGGCGGACAGCAAGACGGCTCAG GAGGCCTACGAGTCTGTGGTGGAGTACTTCGGAGAGAACCCCAAGACCACCTCCCCCTCCATGTTCTTTTCCCTCTTCAGCCGCTTTATCAAGGCCTACAAG AAAGCCGAGCAAGAGGTGGAACAGTGGAAGAAAGAAGCAGCAGCCCAGGAGGCAGGCGCTGACgccccaggcagaggggaagTCCCAGCACCCAAG TCACCACCCAAGGCCCGGCGGCAGCAGATGGACCTCATCTCTGAGCTGAAGCGGAAGCAGCAGAAGGAGCCTCTTATCTATGAGAGTGACCGTGATGGGGCCATTGAAGATATCATCACAG TGCTGAAGACGGTGCCCTTCACGGCCCGCACCGGCAAGCGGACGTCCAGGCTCCTCTGTGAGGCCAGCCTGGGAGAAGAAATTCCCCTCTAG
- the FMNL1 gene encoding formin-like protein 1 isoform X5: MPAARELEERFNRVLNCMNLPPDKVQLLSQYDNEKKWELICDQERFQVKNPPTAYIQKLKSYLETGGVSRKFKRRVQESTQVLRELEISLRTNHIGWVEEFLNEENRGLDVLLEYLAFAQCSVTYDMESTDNGVPGSEKSKPLEQSVEDLSKGPPSALPPQPKSRHLTIKCPPSPRLTPAHSRKALRNSRIVSQKDDVHVCIMCLRAIMNYQSGFSLVMTHPACVNEIALSLNNKNPRTKALVLELLAAVCLVRGGHDIILAAFDNFKEVCGEQHRFEKLMEYFQKEDSNIDFMVACMQFINIVVHSVENMNFRVFLQYEFTHLGLDLYLERLRLTESDKLQVQIQAYLDNVFDVGALLEDTETKNAVLEHMEELQEQVAQLTEKLRDAENESMAKIAELEKQLSQARKELETLRERFSESTPMVASRRPPEPEKVPTPVPARPSALELKVEELEEKGLIRILRGPGDAVSIEILPVAVATTSSSDAGTPTPTPGVPTGSPSPGSDLPPAGEPQLVAGAVPPPPPPPPPPPPPLPGLPTHQEATPLAPPLGPPLPGSSEPPPPPPPLPGDVPPPPPPPPLPSGTDGPVPPPPPPPPGGPSDAPEMGPGVKAKKPIQTKFRMPLLNWVALKPSQITGTVFTELNDEKVLQELDMSDFEEQFKTKSQGPSLDLSALKGKAAQKAPSKAILIEANRAKNLAITLRKGNLGADRICQAIEMYDLQALGLDFLELLTRFLPTEYERSLIARFEREQRPMEELSEEDRFMLRFSRIPRLPERMATLTFLGNFPETVQLLMPQLNAIIAASMSIKSSDKLRQILEIVLAFGNYMNSSKRGAAYGFRLQSLDVLLEMKSTDRKQTLLHYLVKVIAEKYPQLTGFHSDLHFLDKAGSVSLDSVLGDVRSLQRGLELTQREFVRQDDCTVLKEFLRTNSPTMDKLLADSKTAQEAYESVVEYFGENPKTTSPSMFFSLFSRFIKAYKKAEQEVEQWKKEAAAQEAGADAPGRGEVPAPKSPPKARRQQMDLISELKRKQQKEPLIYESDRDGAIEDIITDLRNQPYIRADTGRRSARRRPPGPPLQVTSDISL; this comes from the exons ATGCCCGCGGCCCGGGAGCTGGAGGAGAGGTTCAACCGGGTTCTG AACTGCATGAACTTGCCCCCGGACAAGGTGCAGCTGCTGAGCCAGTATGACAACGAGAAGAAGTGGGAGCTCATTTGTGACCAG GAGCGGTTTCAAGTCAAGAACCCTCCCACAGCCTATATCCAGAAGCTGAAGAGCTACCTGGAAACTGGTGGGGTCAGCCGAAAG TTTAAGAGGCGAGTTCAGGAGTCTACACAGGTGCTGCGGGAGCTGGAGATCTCCCTGAGGACAAACCACATTGG GTGGGTGGAGGAGTTCCTCAATGAGGAGAACCGTGGCCTGGATGTACTTCTCGAGTACCTGGCTTTTGCCCAGTGCTCCGTCAC GTATGACATGGAGAGCACAGACAACGGGGTGCCCGGGTCAGAGAAGAGCAAGCCCTTGGAGCAGTCGGTGGAAGATCTCAGCAAGGGTCCACCCTCAGCCTTGCCTCCACAGCCCAAGAGTCGCCACCTGACCATCAA gtgccccccttctCCCCG GCTGACCCCAGCCCACAGCAGGAAGGCCCTGCGGAATTCTCGCATCGTTAGCCAGAAGGATGACGTCCATGTCTGTATCATGTGCTTGCGTGCCATCATGAACTACCAG TCTGGCTTCAGCCTGGTCATGACGCACCCAGCCTGTGTCAATGAGATTGCCCTGAGCCTCAACAACAAGAACCCCAG aacCAAGGCTCTGGTGCTGGAGCTGCTGGCGGCGGTGTGTCTGGTGCGAGGAGGACATGACATCATCCTTGCGGCCTTCGACAACTTCAAGGAG GTGTGTGGGGAGCAGCACCGCTTTGAAAAGCTGATGGAATATTTCCAGAAAGAGGACAGCAACATTGACTTCATG GTGGCCTGCATGCAATTCATCAACATCGTGGTCCACTCTGTGGAGAACATGAACTTCCGTGTCTTCTTGCAATATGAGTTCACCCACCTGGGCTTGGACTTATACTTGGAG AGGCTCCGGCTCACGGAGAGTGACAAGCTGCAGGTGCAGATTCAAGCATACTTGGACAATGTGTTTGATGTGGGTGCGCTGCTGGAGGACACTGAGACTAAGAATGCTGTGCTGGAGCACATGGAGGAGCTGCAGGAGCAGGTGGCCCAG CTGACAGAAAAGCTTCGGGACGCGGAGAACGAATCCATGGCCAAGATTGCCGAGCTGGAAAAGCAGCTAAGCCAGGCTCGAAAGGAATTGGAGACCCTGCGG GAACGCTTCAGCGAGTCGACCCCCATGGTCGCCTCTAGGCGTCCCCCTGAGCCTGAGAAAGTGCCTACCCCCGTCCCTGCACGGCCTTCGGCCCTAGAGCTTAAGGTGGAGGAGCTAGAAGAGAAGGGGTTAATCCGTATTCTGCGGGGGCCCGGGGATGCTGTCTCCATCGAGATCCTCCCGGTCGCTGTGGCAACTACAAGCAGCAGTGACGCTGGGACTCCGACTCCGACTCCCGGAGTGCCCACCGGCTCACCCAGCCCAG GCTCAGATCTCCCGCCTGCGGGAGAGCCACAGCTGGTTGCTGGAGcagtacccccacccccaccgccaccgccaccaccgccccccccacTGCCCGGCCTCCCCACCCATCAGGAAGCCACGCCTTTGGCGCCCCCACTGGGCCCACCCCTACCTGGTAGCTCggagcccccgcccccgcccccaccgctaCCGGGAGATGTGCCgcctccacccccaccgccaCCGCTGCCTTCTGGCACAGATGGGCCAGTGCCTCCACCGCCCCCACCGCCTCCGGGAGGTCCCTCTGATGCCCCAGAGATGGGCCCAG GAGTGAAGGCCAAGAAACCCATACAGACCAAGTTCAGAATGCCACTCTTAAACTGGGTGGCCCTGAAACCCAGCCAGATCACGGGCACTGTCTTCACTGAGCTCAATGATGAGAAGGTGCTGCAG GAGCTAGACATGAGTGACTTTGAGGAGCAGTTCAAGACAAAATCCCAAGGTCCCAGCCTAGACCTCAGTGCTCTCAAGGGTAAGGCGGCCCAGAAGGCCCCTAGCAAGGCCATCCTCATCGAGGCTAACCGGGCCAAGAACCTGGCCATCACCTTGCGCAAGGGCAACCTGGGGGCTGATCGCATCTGCCAGGCCATCGAGAT GTACGACCTCCAGGCTCTTGGCCTAGACTTCCTGGAATTGCTGACCCGCTTCTTGCCCACGGAATATGAGCGTAGCCTCATTGCCCGCTTCGAGCGGGAACAGCGACCCATGGAGGAACTGTCGGAGGAGGATCGATTCATGCTTCGCTTCAGCCGCATCCCGCGCCTGCCAGAGCGCATGGCCACGCTCACCTTCCTGGGCAACTTTCCCGAGACTGTGCAGCTGCTCATGCCG CAACTGAATGCCATAATTgcagcctcaatgtccatcaagtCCTCTGACAAACTCCGCCAGATCCTGGAG atTGTCCTGGCCTTTGGCAACTACATGAACAGCAGTAAGCGTGGAGCAGCCTATGGCTTCCGGCTCCAGAGTCTGGATGTG CTGCTGGAGATGAAGTCGACTGACCGCAAGCAGACGCTGCTGCACTATCTGGTGAAGGTCATTGCTGAGAAGTACCCACAGCTCACAGGCTTCCACAGTGACCTGCACTTCCTGGACAAGGCAGGCTCAG tgtCCCTGGACAGTGTCCTAGGGGACGTGCGCTCCCTACAGCGAGGCCTAGAGTTGACCCAGAGAGAGTTTGTGCGGCAGGACGACTGCACGGTGCTCAAGGAGTTCCTGAGGACCAACTCGCCCACCATGGATAAGCTTTTGGCGGACAGCAAGACGGCTCAG GAGGCCTACGAGTCTGTGGTGGAGTACTTCGGAGAGAACCCCAAGACCACCTCCCCCTCCATGTTCTTTTCCCTCTTCAGCCGCTTTATCAAGGCCTACAAG AAAGCCGAGCAAGAGGTGGAACAGTGGAAGAAAGAAGCAGCAGCCCAGGAGGCAGGCGCTGACgccccaggcagaggggaagTCCCAGCACCCAAG TCACCACCCAAGGCCCGGCGGCAGCAGATGGACCTCATCTCTGAGCTGAAGCGGAAGCAGCAGAAGGAGCCTCTTATCTATGAGAGTGACCGTGATGGGGCCATTGAAGATATCATCACAG ATCTGCGGAACCAGCCCTACATCCGCGCAGACACAGGCCGCAGAAGCGCTCGCCGGCGCCCCCCGGGGCCCCCCCTGCAGGTCACCTCGGACATCTCTCTGTAA
- the FMNL1 gene encoding formin-like protein 1 isoform X2 has product MVRPDVPGRQRVEDRAQALESGRLRNCMNLPPDKVQLLSQYDNEKKWELICDQERFQVKNPPTAYIQKLKSYLETGGVSRKVAADWMSNLGFKRRVQESTQVLRELEISLRTNHIGWVEEFLNEENRGLDVLLEYLAFAQCSVTYDMESTDNGVPGSEKSKPLEQSVEDLSKGPPSALPPQPKSRHLTIKCPPSPRLTPAHSRKALRNSRIVSQKDDVHVCIMCLRAIMNYQSGFSLVMTHPACVNEIALSLNNKNPRTKALVLELLAAVCLVRGGHDIILAAFDNFKEVCGEQHRFEKLMEYFQKEDSNIDFMVACMQFINIVVHSVENMNFRVFLQYEFTHLGLDLYLERLRLTESDKLQVQIQAYLDNVFDVGALLEDTETKNAVLEHMEELQEQVAQLTEKLRDAENESMAKIAELEKQLSQARKELETLRERFSESTPMVASRRPPEPEKVPTPVPARPSALELKVEELEEKGLIRILRGPGDAVSIEILPVAVATTSSSDAGTPTPTPGVPTGSPSPGSDLPPAGEPQLVAGAVPPPPPPPPPPPPPLPGLPTHQEATPLAPPLGPPLPGSSEPPPPPPPLPGDVPPPPPPPPLPSGTDGPVPPPPPPPPGGPSDAPEMGPGVKAKKPIQTKFRMPLLNWVALKPSQITGTVFTELNDEKVLQELDMSDFEEQFKTKSQGPSLDLSALKGKAAQKAPSKAILIEANRAKNLAITLRKGNLGADRICQAIEMYDLQALGLDFLELLTRFLPTEYERSLIARFEREQRPMEELSEEDRFMLRFSRIPRLPERMATLTFLGNFPETVQLLMPQLNAIIAASMSIKSSDKLRQILEIVLAFGNYMNSSKRGAAYGFRLQSLDVLLEMKSTDRKQTLLHYLVKVIAEKYPQLTGFHSDLHFLDKAGSVSLDSVLGDVRSLQRGLELTQREFVRQDDCTVLKEFLRTNSPTMDKLLADSKTAQEAYESVVEYFGENPKTTSPSMFFSLFSRFIKAYKKAEQEVEQWKKEAAAQEAGADAPGRGEVPAPKSPPKARRQQMDLISELKRKQQKEPLIYESDRDGAIEDIITVLKTVPFTARTGKRTSRLLCEASLGEEIPL; this is encoded by the exons ATGGTCAGGCCAGATGTGCCAGGGAGGCAGCGTGTGGAAGACAGAGCCCAGGCCCTGGAGTCAGGCCGACTTAGA AACTGCATGAACTTGCCCCCGGACAAGGTGCAGCTGCTGAGCCAGTATGACAACGAGAAGAAGTGGGAGCTCATTTGTGACCAG GAGCGGTTTCAAGTCAAGAACCCTCCCACAGCCTATATCCAGAAGCTGAAGAGCTACCTGGAAACTGGTGGGGTCAGCCGAAAGGTAGCAGCGGACTGGATGTCTAACCTGGGG TTTAAGAGGCGAGTTCAGGAGTCTACACAGGTGCTGCGGGAGCTGGAGATCTCCCTGAGGACAAACCACATTGG GTGGGTGGAGGAGTTCCTCAATGAGGAGAACCGTGGCCTGGATGTACTTCTCGAGTACCTGGCTTTTGCCCAGTGCTCCGTCAC GTATGACATGGAGAGCACAGACAACGGGGTGCCCGGGTCAGAGAAGAGCAAGCCCTTGGAGCAGTCGGTGGAAGATCTCAGCAAGGGTCCACCCTCAGCCTTGCCTCCACAGCCCAAGAGTCGCCACCTGACCATCAA gtgccccccttctCCCCG GCTGACCCCAGCCCACAGCAGGAAGGCCCTGCGGAATTCTCGCATCGTTAGCCAGAAGGATGACGTCCATGTCTGTATCATGTGCTTGCGTGCCATCATGAACTACCAG TCTGGCTTCAGCCTGGTCATGACGCACCCAGCCTGTGTCAATGAGATTGCCCTGAGCCTCAACAACAAGAACCCCAG aacCAAGGCTCTGGTGCTGGAGCTGCTGGCGGCGGTGTGTCTGGTGCGAGGAGGACATGACATCATCCTTGCGGCCTTCGACAACTTCAAGGAG GTGTGTGGGGAGCAGCACCGCTTTGAAAAGCTGATGGAATATTTCCAGAAAGAGGACAGCAACATTGACTTCATG GTGGCCTGCATGCAATTCATCAACATCGTGGTCCACTCTGTGGAGAACATGAACTTCCGTGTCTTCTTGCAATATGAGTTCACCCACCTGGGCTTGGACTTATACTTGGAG AGGCTCCGGCTCACGGAGAGTGACAAGCTGCAGGTGCAGATTCAAGCATACTTGGACAATGTGTTTGATGTGGGTGCGCTGCTGGAGGACACTGAGACTAAGAATGCTGTGCTGGAGCACATGGAGGAGCTGCAGGAGCAGGTGGCCCAG CTGACAGAAAAGCTTCGGGACGCGGAGAACGAATCCATGGCCAAGATTGCCGAGCTGGAAAAGCAGCTAAGCCAGGCTCGAAAGGAATTGGAGACCCTGCGG GAACGCTTCAGCGAGTCGACCCCCATGGTCGCCTCTAGGCGTCCCCCTGAGCCTGAGAAAGTGCCTACCCCCGTCCCTGCACGGCCTTCGGCCCTAGAGCTTAAGGTGGAGGAGCTAGAAGAGAAGGGGTTAATCCGTATTCTGCGGGGGCCCGGGGATGCTGTCTCCATCGAGATCCTCCCGGTCGCTGTGGCAACTACAAGCAGCAGTGACGCTGGGACTCCGACTCCGACTCCCGGAGTGCCCACCGGCTCACCCAGCCCAG GCTCAGATCTCCCGCCTGCGGGAGAGCCACAGCTGGTTGCTGGAGcagtacccccacccccaccgccaccgccaccaccgccccccccacTGCCCGGCCTCCCCACCCATCAGGAAGCCACGCCTTTGGCGCCCCCACTGGGCCCACCCCTACCTGGTAGCTCggagcccccgcccccgcccccaccgctaCCGGGAGATGTGCCgcctccacccccaccgccaCCGCTGCCTTCTGGCACAGATGGGCCAGTGCCTCCACCGCCCCCACCGCCTCCGGGAGGTCCCTCTGATGCCCCAGAGATGGGCCCAG GAGTGAAGGCCAAGAAACCCATACAGACCAAGTTCAGAATGCCACTCTTAAACTGGGTGGCCCTGAAACCCAGCCAGATCACGGGCACTGTCTTCACTGAGCTCAATGATGAGAAGGTGCTGCAG GAGCTAGACATGAGTGACTTTGAGGAGCAGTTCAAGACAAAATCCCAAGGTCCCAGCCTAGACCTCAGTGCTCTCAAGGGTAAGGCGGCCCAGAAGGCCCCTAGCAAGGCCATCCTCATCGAGGCTAACCGGGCCAAGAACCTGGCCATCACCTTGCGCAAGGGCAACCTGGGGGCTGATCGCATCTGCCAGGCCATCGAGAT GTACGACCTCCAGGCTCTTGGCCTAGACTTCCTGGAATTGCTGACCCGCTTCTTGCCCACGGAATATGAGCGTAGCCTCATTGCCCGCTTCGAGCGGGAACAGCGACCCATGGAGGAACTGTCGGAGGAGGATCGATTCATGCTTCGCTTCAGCCGCATCCCGCGCCTGCCAGAGCGCATGGCCACGCTCACCTTCCTGGGCAACTTTCCCGAGACTGTGCAGCTGCTCATGCCG CAACTGAATGCCATAATTgcagcctcaatgtccatcaagtCCTCTGACAAACTCCGCCAGATCCTGGAG atTGTCCTGGCCTTTGGCAACTACATGAACAGCAGTAAGCGTGGAGCAGCCTATGGCTTCCGGCTCCAGAGTCTGGATGTG CTGCTGGAGATGAAGTCGACTGACCGCAAGCAGACGCTGCTGCACTATCTGGTGAAGGTCATTGCTGAGAAGTACCCACAGCTCACAGGCTTCCACAGTGACCTGCACTTCCTGGACAAGGCAGGCTCAG tgtCCCTGGACAGTGTCCTAGGGGACGTGCGCTCCCTACAGCGAGGCCTAGAGTTGACCCAGAGAGAGTTTGTGCGGCAGGACGACTGCACGGTGCTCAAGGAGTTCCTGAGGACCAACTCGCCCACCATGGATAAGCTTTTGGCGGACAGCAAGACGGCTCAG GAGGCCTACGAGTCTGTGGTGGAGTACTTCGGAGAGAACCCCAAGACCACCTCCCCCTCCATGTTCTTTTCCCTCTTCAGCCGCTTTATCAAGGCCTACAAG AAAGCCGAGCAAGAGGTGGAACAGTGGAAGAAAGAAGCAGCAGCCCAGGAGGCAGGCGCTGACgccccaggcagaggggaagTCCCAGCACCCAAG TCACCACCCAAGGCCCGGCGGCAGCAGATGGACCTCATCTCTGAGCTGAAGCGGAAGCAGCAGAAGGAGCCTCTTATCTATGAGAGTGACCGTGATGGGGCCATTGAAGATATCATCACAG TGCTGAAGACGGTGCCCTTCACGGCCCGCACCGGCAAGCGGACGTCCAGGCTCCTCTGTGAGGCCAGCCTGGGAGAAGAAATTCCCCTCTAG